The Actinobacillus succinogenes 130Z region TATGGATTGGTCATTGGAAAATCAGAGGCGTAGGATTAGGCATAGGCGGCGTGCTATTCGGCGGGATTATTATCTCTCATTTTGCCAATCAATACGGCTTAAAGTTAGACGAGCATACGCTTCATTTCGTTCAGGAATTCGGCTTAATCCTATTTGTTTATACTATCGGGATTCAGGTGGGACCCGGCTTCTTTTCCTCTTTGCGGGAAAGCGGACTAAAACTTAACGTCTTGGGCGGACTAATCGTCGTTCTGGGCGCATTATTGGTAGTGATTATCCATCAGGTTACCGAGATCCCCCTTGATGCTATTTTAGGGATCTATTCCGGTGCGGTCACAAATACGCCGTCACTGGGGGCCGGACAACAAATTCTGAACGAATTAGGTATGCAGGATATCACCGAAACCATGGGTATGTCATATGCCATGGCGTATCCTTTCGGGATTTGCGGCATTTTGTTAACTATGTGGCTGATCCGCTTATTTTTTAAAATCAATATTGATAAAGAAGCGGAAAACTTTGACCGCGAAACAGGGAAAGACAAAGAAACCATTCGAAAAGCCAATATCCGAATTACCAACGCCAATTTTGCAGGCTTGAATTTGCGGGATATTCCAGGTTTTGAAAAAAACGGTATTGTGTGTACCCGATTAAAACGTGAGCAGGATATTTTCATTCCTCAGGCAGACACCCAACTGCAGGTGGGCGATATTCTGCATTTTTTGGGCGATCCCAAAATTCTGCATGAAATGGAACTGATTCTGGGCGAATCCATTCAGGTAGAAGCGTCTGCAATGAAAGGGAATTTGCGTACCGAACGGGTAGTGGTCACCAATGAAAAAATCTTGAGTAAAAAGATCCGTACTTTGGCGTTTCACCAACAATACGGCGTGATGATCTCCCGTCTCAACCGTTCCGGCGTGGAATTGATTCCGACAGCCAACACCACGTTGCAATTCGGCGACGTACTGCATATTATCGGCAGCGCCGACGTGATGGATAAAGTAATCGAAATGTTCGGCAATGCTCAGTCCAAACTTAACCAGGTTCAAATGTTACCGGTCTTCATCGGGATCGGTTTGGGCGTGCTATTGGGTTCCATTCCGTTCAGCATTCCGGGCATTCCGGTACCGTTAAAATTAGGCTTAGCGGGCGGTCCGTTAGTTGTGGCGCTAATTCTGGCAAGAGTCGGGACCATCGGCAAACTTTATTGGTTTATGCCGCCGAGCGCCAACCTTGCCTTGCGGGAAATCGGTATCGTGTTATTCCTGTCCGTCGTCGGTTTTAAATCCGGCGGGAATTTTGTTCATACGCTAATTAACGGAAACGGTTTAGAGTGGATGTTCTACGGTATATTTATCACTTTTGTACCGTTATTGATTACCGGTATTATTGCGCGAATTTACGCCAAGCTGAATTATCTCAGTATTTGCGGGTTAGTAGCGGGTTCGATGACCGATCCGCCGGCATTAGCTTTCGCGAATTCATTAAAAGAAAATTGCGGCGCTTCCGCACTGGCTTACGCAACGGTTTACCCGCTAGTCATGTTCCTGCGCATAATTTCACCGCAATTACTTGCTATTCTGCTTTGGCGCGCCGTGTAAAAACCCGGATAAAAATGACCGCACTTTTCCCCTTTATATCGGAAAGTGCGGTATAATTTTGCCTGATTTTTACCAAAATATTAGAGAATTTATGTCACAGCCGACTTTTGATGATTTCGATCTTGCGCCAGAATTGCTTAAAGCGTTAGCTAAAAAAGGTTACGACCGCCCGACCGCCATTCAGCAGGAAAGTATTCCCGTCGCTATGGAAGAACAGGATCTTTTAGGTTCCGCACCGACAGGTACCGGCAAAACGGCAGCTTTCTTACTGCCAGCCCTCCAACATCTATTGGATTATCCCCGCAAAAAACCGGGTGCACCGCGCATTTTGGTGTTAACCCCCACTCGCGAATTAGCCATGCAGGTTGCCGAACAAGCGGGTGAATTGGCACAATTCACAAAACTCAGCATAGCCACCATTACCGGTGGCGTAGCATACCAAAATCACGGTGAAGTCTTTAACAAAAACCAAGATCTCGTAGTCGCCACGCCGGGACGCTTACTGCAATATATTAAAGAAGAAAATTTCGATTGCCGTTCCGTGGAAATACTGATTTTCGACGAGGCGGACAGAATGCTGCAAATGGGATTCGGCCAAGATGCAGAAAAAATTGCCGCAGAAACCCGTTGGCGTAAACAAACATTGTTATTTTCCGCCACCCTGGAAGGCGAACTGCTGCAAGATTTCGCCGATCGCATTTTGGATAATCCCGCCAAAATTGCTGTAGAACCCAGTCGGCGCGAAAGAAAGAAAATCAACCAGTGGTATTACCATGCCGACAGCGTAGAGCATAAAATCAAACTGGTCGCCCGTTTTATCGCACAGGAAAACGTCACGAAAGGCATTCTTTTCGTGCGCCGCCGGGAAGACGTGCGTGAATTATCGGAAACCTTACGTAAACGCGGCATCCGTTCCACGTATCTTGAAGGCGAAATGGCGCAAACACAGCGCAATAATTCCATCGATAAACTCAAAAACGGCATTGTTACGGTATTAGTGGCAACCGACGTTGCTGCACGTGGAATCGACATTGATGATATTAGCCATGTTATGAATTTCGATTTACCTTACAGTGCCGACACCTACCTGCACCGAATCGGACGTACCGCACGTGCCGGTAAAAAAGGTACGGCAGTTTCCTTCGTGGAAAATCATGATTATCGTTTACTGGGTAAAATCAAACGTTATACGGGAGAATTGCTAAAACCACGTATCATTGAAGGATTGGAACCTCGCACCAGCCCACCGAAAGACGGCGAAACCAAAACCGTTTCCAAAAAAGCCAAAGTGCGAAAAAAAGAAAAACTGGTTGAAAAAAGAAAAGCGGAGCAAAAGAAAAAAGTAAAATTACGTCATAAAGATAGCAAAAATATCGGCAAACGGCGTAAGCCAGCAAATAGCGAAAATAACTAAAAAGTGCGGTCAAATTTGACCGCACTTTTGCTATTTCATTACAAAAAATTCATATACTAATCACTTTAGTTTTTGGATTTCTTTTATTACTTCAATAGGATCCAATTCCAACGCTTCGCAATAAGTTATAAATTCAAAAATATCAAGTCTTCTATCTCCTGTTTCCACTTTTCCGATAAAAGAATGCACAACGCCCATTTTCATACCCAATGCACGTTGTGATAAACCCAATTCCTTTCTTCTTTTTAGCAAAAAATCTCTTAACCAGCAATGCTCAAAAGAATGTACAGATAATCTTATATTTCCCATTGCACCGATTTTAGGTGCAATATAAAATGTACCTGTTTTGGGTACATTTTACATTAATTGCATAAAGATCTAAGGAGAAAAGATGAAGAAACTATTAATGCTAATCTGCATGGTTTGTTCACTAACCGCTTGTGTCTCAGAACAAAAACGCTATGTAGCAACAGGAGGAAGCAGAGCTGATGGAGTGATTAATTTATCTTACCAAGTAAGATATAACGAAAGAGCCGCACCTAACCCAAATCAGGGTCTACGTCTAGCTCAAAAAAGATGTAGACAATGGGGTTACCAAAATGCTGAAAGATTTTCAGGTTACACAAGAAGATGCAATATAGCTAAAGGACGCAAATGTCTTAGCTATTTGATTACAGTACAATATCAGTGTTTCTAACCAAAATATTCTGTAATAAACTGAAATAAAAAAGTGCAGCCTAATTTAACTGCACTTTTGTTTAGAATTGTTAAAGATTTTCCACCAAC contains the following coding sequences:
- a CDS encoding YecR-like lipofamily protein — protein: MKKLLMLICMVCSLTACVSEQKRYVATGGSRADGVINLSYQVRYNERAAPNPNQGLRLAQKRCRQWGYQNAERFSGYTRRCNIAKGRKCLSYLITVQYQCF
- a CDS encoding putative transporter, which gives rise to MSDIAVTISVLSLVAVLGLWIGHWKIRGVGLGIGGVLFGGIIISHFANQYGLKLDEHTLHFVQEFGLILFVYTIGIQVGPGFFSSLRESGLKLNVLGGLIVVLGALLVVIIHQVTEIPLDAILGIYSGAVTNTPSLGAGQQILNELGMQDITETMGMSYAMAYPFGICGILLTMWLIRLFFKINIDKEAENFDRETGKDKETIRKANIRITNANFAGLNLRDIPGFEKNGIVCTRLKREQDIFIPQADTQLQVGDILHFLGDPKILHEMELILGESIQVEASAMKGNLRTERVVVTNEKILSKKIRTLAFHQQYGVMISRLNRSGVELIPTANTTLQFGDVLHIIGSADVMDKVIEMFGNAQSKLNQVQMLPVFIGIGLGVLLGSIPFSIPGIPVPLKLGLAGGPLVVALILARVGTIGKLYWFMPPSANLALREIGIVLFLSVVGFKSGGNFVHTLINGNGLEWMFYGIFITFVPLLITGIIARIYAKLNYLSICGLVAGSMTDPPALAFANSLKENCGASALAYATVYPLVMFLRIISPQLLAILLWRAV
- the srmB gene encoding ATP-dependent RNA helicase SrmB, with product MSQPTFDDFDLAPELLKALAKKGYDRPTAIQQESIPVAMEEQDLLGSAPTGTGKTAAFLLPALQHLLDYPRKKPGAPRILVLTPTRELAMQVAEQAGELAQFTKLSIATITGGVAYQNHGEVFNKNQDLVVATPGRLLQYIKEENFDCRSVEILIFDEADRMLQMGFGQDAEKIAAETRWRKQTLLFSATLEGELLQDFADRILDNPAKIAVEPSRRERKKINQWYYHADSVEHKIKLVARFIAQENVTKGILFVRRREDVRELSETLRKRGIRSTYLEGEMAQTQRNNSIDKLKNGIVTVLVATDVAARGIDIDDISHVMNFDLPYSADTYLHRIGRTARAGKKGTAVSFVENHDYRLLGKIKRYTGELLKPRIIEGLEPRTSPPKDGETKTVSKKAKVRKKEKLVEKRKAEQKKKVKLRHKDSKNIGKRRKPANSENN
- a CDS encoding helix-turn-helix domain-containing protein, with the protein product MGNIRLSVHSFEHCWLRDFLLKRRKELGLSQRALGMKMGVVHSFIGKVETGDRRLDIFEFITYCEALELDPIEVIKEIQKLK